The Herbaspirillum sp. DW155 genomic interval TGGAGACCACCAGGCAATCCAGGTCCGGCACTGCCTGCATCATCTCCAGCGCGACCGTACCCTGGCCGGCGATGATGGCTTCGTCGTCGTAGGGGTGGACGAAGGTCAGGTTTTCTTTCTCGGCCAGTTCGTAGGCGTGGGTGCGGGCCGCTTCCAGGGTATCCCCGTGCAGCACCACGTTGGCGCCGAAGCCGCGCGTGCGTTCGATCTTCACGCCGGGCGTGAAGCGCGGCATCACGATGGTGGCCGGCAAGCCCAGCCGTTGCGCGTGATAGGCCACGCCCTGCGCATGGTTGCCGGCCGACATCGCTACCACCCCGCGCGCCCCGCCCTCGCTGGCGGCCACGTCCACCATCTTGTTGCAGGCACCGCGTTCCTTGAAGGAGGCGGTGAATTGCAGGTTCTCGAATTTCAGGAAGACCTGGGCGCCGACGATCTGGGACAGCGTGCGCGATTCCACGCAGGGAGTCTCCAGAATCTGGCCTTTGAGCCGCCGGGCGGCTGCTTGGATGTCGTTGAGCGTTGTCATGCTGTGATTGTAGAGGCAATGGCCGGGTTTGTAGCAGTTCGCTCATGCCATGCGCAAGGATGGCGGGAAATGAAAGCCGAAGGCCATCGTACTTGTAAATTCAAAAACCGGAGCTGCGAAAGTTTGCGCAGTCGGTGATAACCGCCACCCGGAAAATTGCAGTCCAGACAATACAAAATTTCTTTGATGGTGGCCATTGAACTCCGCCTGTGCGCCGACTACAGTAAAGACTCGTCGCGCCGCCAGCTGCCTCTCCGAGGAGACTTCAGCCAGTCCCGGTGCGACACCCGGAAGCGCCGTACGCGGCCTTCTCCATCACGCAGCTCCGCAGTCTCAGCAGTTCTCACCAAGGAGATACCCATGAGCATGGCCACCCGGCACCCGGATGCCCGACCGTCCCCGTCCCTGCCCTTCAGTCCGCTCGTGCCGCCGCGCGAACGGATGCGCTACCAGCAGCGCACCGCCCCGCTGCTGTTGAAACTGGTCGAGCTGGACCCGCGCGACGTGGTGGAAGGCGTCATGACCCCCAATGGTTACCTGACAGCCGACGTCACTCCGGTCGGCCCCATGCGCGAAGCCTGCCCGCATTGCGAAGGCGTGGCGCTGCAACTGGTGCTGCGGCATCACCATGTGAAGCGCAGCCATCTGTTTTGCCGCGTCTGCACGCGGGTGTATGACGCGTTCAATGAGAGCGGGCATTCGGTCTTGACGATTTGATGCGGATGCGGACATCACCCACAGGGCGCCGCTGAAAAGTGGCGCCCTGTTTTCATTGGACGATGCCTCCCATTTGCGCCGGTGACACAGTAGAATCAGCCCCCTCAACGCAACAAAAGAGATGCCAATGGAATACGCGTACAAGCTGATGGCCTCGCCGGCCGGTTTGCTCAAGCTGGTGGCCAGGGGGGATCACCTGGCGGCCATTCTGTGGGAAGACGACGACGCCCTGCGCGTGCGCCTGGGCGAGATGGTGGAAGATGAAGACCGCCCGGTCCTGATCGAGACCGAACATCAGCTGCGCGAATACTTTGCCGGTGAGCGCGACAGCTTCGATCTGCCCTTGCATTTCGAGGGCACCGAATTTCAGCGCCAGGTGTGGTCGGCACTGCTCGACATTCCCTACGGACAGACCCGTACCTACCTCGACATCGCCCGCCAGCTCGGCAACGAAAAGGCGGTGCGCGCCGTGGGCGCGGCCAATGGCCGTAATCCCATCTGCATCATCGCGCCCTGCCATCGCGTCATCGGCGCCGGTGGCGAACTGACCGGCTTTGCCGGTGGCCTGCATGTCAAGAAACTGCTGCTGGCCATCGAAGGTATTTCCACCGAAGGCCGCGACATCGGCCAGGTCATCGATCCGCGCCGCAAGGCACAGTCGCGTCGGCGGGAAGATCCCAATCAGTTGTCGCTGCTATAAATGATTTAAATAATTTAAATTATTTAATCATCG includes:
- a CDS encoding methylated-DNA--[protein]-cysteine S-methyltransferase, encoding MEYAYKLMASPAGLLKLVARGDHLAAILWEDDDALRVRLGEMVEDEDRPVLIETEHQLREYFAGERDSFDLPLHFEGTEFQRQVWSALLDIPYGQTRTYLDIARQLGNEKAVRAVGAANGRNPICIIAPCHRVIGAGGELTGFAGGLHVKKLLLAIEGISTEGRDIGQVIDPRRKAQSRRREDPNQLSLL